One Bacillus spongiae DNA window includes the following coding sequences:
- the rpmG gene encoding 50S ribosomal protein L33: MRVNITLACTECGERNYISTKNKRNNPDRLELKKYCPREKRSTLHRETK; this comes from the coding sequence ATGCGTGTAAACATTACATTAGCTTGCACAGAATGCGGTGAGCGTAACTATATTTCTACAAAAAATAAACGTAATAACCCAGATCGTCTTGAGCTTAAAAAATATTGCCCAAGAGAAAAACGTTCAACTTTACACCGTGAAACAAAGTAA